Part of the Paroedura picta isolate Pp20150507F chromosome 3, Ppicta_v3.0, whole genome shotgun sequence genome is shown below.
AGGAGGTATTATTTACCCTGATAGGGAGCTCTGTAGCTGCTCATGATCTACATAGATATGTAGTTTCCTCAACAGAAACAGATGCAAAGAATTCGTTTGGTTTagctgacatcccccccccccccaatctttctgaAGCAATCTTCAtattaaagaaggaaaaaagctctTGGATCAGGGTATCAAATTCTTCAGGCTCCCACCTGACCTCCATTGAGTCCTATGGTGGGAAACGGGGAATTCTATTGCGGGAAAAGAGAGCACCAATCAGTGCAGGGACACCCACTCCAGGTGCAAGCTTCAGGTGACGCGTGAAGGGAGGAGActggtcggacacaacttcgcaactaacaacaacaccgccctcccctgagtctcagggcggtttacatagaacgtagaacaatacaaggaacttagtttttgcataacatatagataaccaccacaataataatattaacattaataactgtaacaaaggTAAGCATAACAATGcgaacaggtccaggggcagaacgcatgagtggatttctgggagggagggatcagGGGGCCTGCAGCTGTCTCTGGTTtcgctcagcctcaaccaaaatgcctggcagaagagctcccttatgcaggccctgcggaactgttgagGCAGTGGGGAACTGACAATAAAAATGCAATCTATTCCAAAATAAATTCAAATGGTGACAGTCTAAAATTCAaaaccttctttcttttctgctgccctTTGACAGGTCTGACAAGCTGCCTTCCCCCTCATCCGAACGACCAAGAATCTAGCCCCCATGGCCTCACGTTCAGCAACCACAGAGATGGGCCAGGAGTCCAAATGCTCCATCTGCCTGCAGCACCTGATCCACTCCAGGACCCTGGACTGTGGCCACAGTTTCTGCCAGGGCTGCATCACCCTCTACGGTGAGGCATGGGGAACCATGAGGGACTCGGGATGTCCTGTCTGCAAGTTCAAGTCCCAGAAAGGGAATTTTGGTCAAAACTGGCCGGAGGCAAACCCAGGAGAAAAAATGAACCTGCAGCCACGAAGCTCAAGAAATGAAGGTATTTGCTTGAGACACAAGGGAAAACTCCACCTCTTCTGCAGAGAGGATGAAAAATTGGTGTGTTTTGTCTGCGGGCGATTCCCAGAACATGAAGGACACGCGCTGCTTCTCCTGGAAGAGGCATCTCCGCAGTACAAGGTAGGGCCTcgtctatgaagaaaggctgggggactcgggaatgttcagcctggagaagaggaggttgagaggggacaggatggctgtctctgtatttgaaaggctgtcacttggaggaaggcaggggagCGGTTTCTGTGGGGAGCAgcggagaggacccacagtaatgggtttaaactacatggggaATCATATTGACTACGGTggttgctcccccacatgcagccagctgggtgaccttgggcttgccacagcacaggtaaaactgttctgaccgagcaggaatatcagggcgctctcagcctcacctccctcacagtgtgtctgttgtggggagaggaaggggaaggtgattgtaagccgctttgagactcctttgggtagagaaaagcagcatataagaaccagctcttcttcttcttcagtaatctcaaggctctctcggcctcacccacctcacagggtgtctgttgtagggagaggaaagggaaggggaatgtaagccgctctgagactccttccggtagagaaaagcagcatataagaaccaactcttctgcttcagtaatatcaggggtctctcagcctcccctccctcacagggtgtctgttgtggggagaggaaagggaaggcgagtgcaagccactttgagattccttctggtagagaaaagcggcatataagaaccagctcttcttcttcttcagtaatctcagggctctcttggcctcacctccctcacagggtgtctgttgtagggagaggaaagggaaggggaatgtaagccgctctgagactccttccggtagagaaaagcggcatataagaaccaactcttcttcttcagtaatctcagggctctctcagcctcccctccctcacagggtgtctgttgtggagagaggaaagggaaagtgtttgCTTATCTTTGCTAAGCAACAAGCAGACCAGAGATTTGTTTGGCTGAACGTGAAATTTTAGtgaaggaaagggggtggggagggagacaaCAATCGTCAAAGGGTGAATTTGAAAATTTATATAGCAATGCTATATTCTTTGGTGTCAAATgtagtctataaaacattttgtagtaATTTTCTTTTTGGTTTACACTTTTTGAGAACTCAATACCTTTATCCCACAATTTCAATCCTCTAGGGAGATGTTATGAGGAATGTTGCTGGCCCAGCTAATCATGACCTCCTTAACTTTTTCAGACTGGGAATAATAGGCTAATAGCCAATTATACATGACTTTAATCAGACTTCCATACTTTTTGCAGAAATTTCACACCCAAGTTGAATCCTGTTCAAATTCAAAACATTGCTTATCTATATTCAATCTTTCTAATAATTgcctatataagaaccaactgcaCCTTGTTCCATCAAAAATATTTCctcctgtttttaaaattttattttattatcctCTAAAATATCACCATATGTCAAAAATTCTTCATGGCGTTGAGATTGCTTACTAAACAGTGCCTCATGCAGTGAAAAGCATGTTGGCATTTTCCCCAATAAAACCTTCTTATACCTCATCCAAATTTTCTATAGGGTTTCACTAACACAATGGCTTTTCAATTCTTTAGTAGCTTTAACCTTATCATGACCCAAATAAGCGTGTCAGCCAAAGATTAGATCATGGCCCTCTAAATTCAGTAGATGTTGATCTTTTAACAATATCCAATCTCTTGGCTAAACAAAGGAAGCTGCTTCATAATAAAGTAGTAAATTTGGGGCGTTTAATCCCCCTCATTCCCTACTACCATGTACATTTTTGAATTTTACTTTGGGTTTTTTCCCTTGCCAAATAAATTTCCTTAGAATCTTATGCCACTCCCCAAAATGCCACTTCATTCAATCAATTTTTAGGTTTCGGAGAGGCATCCTTCACTCATTCACAACACACCAAGGAGAAATGGaaactttctcttttttttattttgtatgtgtATTAAACCTGTTTCTTCCTCAGGGTAGATTCCATGGCTGTCTCGAGAttctgaggaaggagaaaggggaaatcCTGGCCTACAAAGCAGACGTAGAAAAGGAAAGCCAAGACCTGCTTGTGAGTGTCCCAAATTAGGAAGAGAATAAATAAGAGAACCAATCCTTGGGAATGTAGTAAAAAAAGTGCAGAAAAATCATGACTCATGAAGCAGTCACTGGGGAAGGCCTGATCTCTCAGagaaaattgctttaggatgcttagggctgatcctgcgttgagcagggggttggactagatggcctgtatggccccttccaactctatgtccATGAAATGGTGCTCTCAGGATCTGGTGAATGTCATCCttgcccagggattcccaacaccTGGAGTGGGCCTTGGCCTTTTAAGTATGGGGACTTGGGAGAAAAATTCTCCAGAAACTCTTCCCCCTTCTGCATGCTGATGTACGATAGATGAAAAATCAGACCTTCCACCTTCCTACTAGGGTTTCATCTTCCTAGAACCGACCATATCCCTGACACTGGTTTCCTTCTCTCTGCCTGCTTCTCGAAGAATGTGACCAAATCAGAGAGGCAAAAAGCACGGGCTGAGTTCAGAAAACTGCACCAGTTCCTGGAGGAACAAGAGGAAGTTCTGCTGACTGAGACAGAAGAGACGGAGAAGGAGATTGCAAGGAAAAGGGACGGCCACCTGGCCAGACTCTCTGCGGAACTCTCCTTGCTGGAAAGTCTCATtcaggaggtgga
Proteins encoded:
- the LOC143834333 gene encoding tripartite motif-containing protein 10-like isoform X2, yielding MASRSATTEMGQESKCSICLQHLIHSRTLDCGHSFCQGCITLYGEAWGTMRDSGCPVCKFKSQKGNFGQNWPEANPGEKMNLQPRSSRNEGICLRHKGKLHLFCREDEKLVCFVCGRFPEHEGHALLLLEEASPQYKGRFHGCLEILRKEKGEILAYKADVEKESQDLLNVTKSERQKARAEFRKLHQFLEEQEEVLLTETEETEKEIARKRDGHLARLSAELSLLESLIQEVEEKIQQPGRELLQDVRNTLQRYERKKFENLAAFPSELKWRIWGFCNIPPLLEGVAKKCKASLVSGLHLQKAKVTLDPASNSCCLVHLSEGQKKVMRKSTAQDLSKDPEKHYGFVLGREGFTAGCHFWEVVCMGMAAWGSFPETVKSP